Within the Micromonospora citrea genome, the region GGTGCAGACCTTCGAGGTCAAGCCGAGCGCCAAGGAGAAGGAGGCGCCGTACATCGAGCGCAGCATCAAGGCCACCCGGGCGGCGTTCGGGCTGGAAGGGGTCACCACCACGCCGTACGCGGCGAGCAATCTGACCCCGCCGGCGAGCCTCGTCACGAACACGTCCGTGGTGCCGAACATCCGGCTGCTCGACCCCCAGTTGGTCTCCGAGACCTACACCCAGCGGCAGCAGGTGCGGCAGTTCTACGACTTCGGCGAGAAGTTGGACGTCGACCGGTACGCCGTCAACGGCAAGGTGCAGGACTACGTGGTCGGCCTCCGCGAGGTCAACTACCGGCAGCTGACCGCGCAGCAGAACACCTGGATCAACCGGCACACCGTCTACACCCACGGCTACGGGCTGGTGGCGGCGCCGGGCAACCGGGTGGTCTGCGGCGGCCAGCCGTTCTTCGTCTCCGGTTTCCTCGGCGACCCGCAGGAGCAGCAGAAGGACCAGCCGGGGCAGACGGCGAACGAGCAGTGCGCCGCGCAGACCGAGCAGATCCCGGCGCAGCAGCCCCGCATCTACTACGGCGAGCGGATGGACTCCGGCGACTACGCGATCGTCGGGCAGACCGACCCGGAGCGGAAGGCGGAGTTCGACCGCCCCGTCGGCGAGGGCGGCGAGTCCTACACCTACACCGGTGAGGGCGGCGTCGAGATCGGCTCGTTCACCCGCCGGCTGCTCTACGCGATCAAGGAGCAGGAGTCGAACTTCCTGCTCTCCGACGCCGTCAACGAGAACTCGAAGCTGCTCTACGTGCGCAACCCCCGGGACCGGGTCGAGAAGGTCGCCCCGTTCCTGACCCTCGACGGCGACCCGTACCCGGCGGTGGTCGACGGCCGGATCCAGTGGATCATCGACGGCTACACCACGGCGGCGACCTATCCGTACGCCGAGCGGGTCAACCTCCAGGAGCAGACGGCCGACGAGCTGACCGGGCGGGGCACGTTCCAGCTCGCCCGGGAGAACGTCAACTACATCCGCAACTCGGTCAAGGCCACCGTCGACGCGTACGACGGCACCGTCCGGCTCTACGAGTTCGACGAGGCCGACCCGGTGCTCAAGGCGTGGAACAAGGCGTTCGGCGGCGACCTGGTGGTGCCGAAGTCCGAGACCCCGGTGGAGCTGGCCGAGCACTTCCGCTACCCGTCCGACCTCTTCAAGGTGCAGCGCAACCTGCTGACCCGGTTCCACGTGACCGACCCGGGCGACTTCTACTCCGCGCAGGACTTCTGGCAGGTGCCGAACGTGCCGGACGCCCCCGACACCGGCCAGAAGCAGCCGCCCTACTACCTCTTCACCCAGTTCCCCGGCCAGGATTCGCCGCGCTTCCAGCTCACCTCGGCGGTCACCCCGAACGGCCGGGAGAACCTCGCCGCGCTGATCTCCGGGTCGTACGTCGACGGGCAGCCGAGGCTGGAGGTGCTCGACCTGCCCGACCAGACCCGGGTCTCCGGCCCGGTGCAGGTGCACCAGTCGATGACCAACAACGCGAGCATCCGGCAGCAGCTCAACCTGCTCCAGTCCGCGCAGGCGCAGGTGCAGTACGGCAACCTGCTCTCCCTGCCGTTCGGCGACGGCATGCTCTACGTCGAGCCGGTCTACGTGAAGACCGCCGCGCAGAACGCGCCGCCGCTGTTGCAGCGAGTGCTGATGTCCTACGGCGACGGCGGCTCCTACGTGGTGCTGGCCAACAACGTGGCCGACGGCATCAAGCAGCTCGTCGAGCAGGGCAAGCAGGGCGCCGCGCCGGGCGCGCCGCCGCCCGCCGGTGGCACCCCGCCGACCGGCACGCCGCCCGCGCTGACCGGCGAGCTGGCGGAGGCGGCGAACCGCGTCCAGAGCGCCATCACGGAGGTCCGGGCCGCGCAGACGTCCGGCGACTTCGAGCGGTACGGGCGGGCGTTGAAGGCGCTGGACGAGGCGCTCACCGCTTTCCAGCGGGCCCAGCAGGCGGCGGCCGCCCCGACGCCGGGGGCGACGCCCAGCGGCAGCCCTCCGGCCTCCCCGGCGGCCAGCGGCAGCGCCGCACCGACCCCGAGCGGCTGACCCCGTACCACCGTCGCAGCGCCCCCGGCCCGCGGACCGACCAGGTCCCGGCCCCGGGGGCGCTGTCGCTTACCCGACCGGCGGCCGGGTCGCCGCAACCCGCGCTCCCCTGACCTCGTCCTTCCTGCAAGAGGCGGGAAACGGGCCGGGGGGAGCGTGGTCGAGGATGAGGGACGCGACGAGTTTCGACGAGTTCTACCGGAGCACCTCACGACGGATGCTCCGCTACGGCCACGCGGTCGCCGGCGACCACGCCGAGGCCCAGGACCTGGTGCAGGAGGCGTACGCCCGGGCCTGGCGGCAGTGGGGCCGGCTGACCACCCACCCGGCGCCGGAGGCCTGGCTGCGCTTGGTGATCGCGCGGCTCGCCACCGACCGGTGGCGCCGGCTGCACGGCTGGCGCTCGATGCTCAGCCGGACGGGGCCACCCGAGCCGGTGCCGCCGCCGAGCGAGGACGGCGTGCTGCTGGCGGGCGCGCTGCGCCGACTGCCGGCCGTCCAGCGGCAGGCGCTGGCCCTGCACTACCTCCTCGACATGTCGGTGCAGGACATCGCCCGGGAGACGCAGGTGCCCACCGGCACCGTGAAGTCCTGGTTGGCGCGGGGGCGGGCACGGCTGGCAGCGCTGCTGCCCGACCTCGACGAGGAGTTGGAGGCGAACGATGTCGCGTGAACTGTCGGACCTGTACCGGTCGCTCGCCGAGGACGCCGACGGCCACAGCCTGGCCGCCCCGGAGCAGGTGCGGCGGCGCGCCGACCGCCGCGCCCGGGTGCGGGTCGCCGGCGCCGCGCTCGCGACGGCGCTGCTGGTCGGCGGACTGGCGACCGGCACCCGGCTGGTGCTGGCCGGGGAGGAGACCGCGCTGCCGTCGCCCGCCGGCACCCCGGCGCCCACGGCAAGCGCCCCGGCGCCGGGCCCGTCGCCGTCGCCCGGCGGGACCGCCTCGCCGACCGGCTCGCCCTCGCCGACCGGCGCGCCGCCGTCGACGGGCACGCCCGCGGCGCCGACGACAGGCACCGGTGCGCCGCCACGTACGCCCGCCTCGATCCCGGACCGGGCGTTCTTCGTCCAGGCGCCCGCGAACCGGACGGGCATCGAGCCGGTCTTCCGGGACACCGTCGCGCTGCCGAGGCTCTGCGACGCCCGCTACCGCAGCGACGCCGGCATCGTGCAGCGCCGCACCCGGAACCTGGCCTACAAGCTGCCGCGGACCCCGCAGGGGTACGTCCCCGACGGCAGCTACACGCACAGCATCACCGTCTACCGTCCGGGCCGGGCCGGCGACTTCCTGCGAGAGTTGCGGGCGGCGGTGCGGGGCTGCCCGGAGCAGCCGGGGGTGAGCGGCGGCAACCCGTCGACCTCGCGGGTGCGGCTGCTGGCCGACGGCCGCTTCGGCGACGACTCGGTGCTGTTCGAGATCCGTACGCCGGCCCGGGACGTCGAGGGCGACCCGACCGGCGGCGAGGAGGTCCGGCTGATCCGGGCGGTCCGGCTCGGCGACGTGGTTACCGTGCTGTGGGAGCAGGGCTGGGAGGGCACCTCCGCCGAGCGGTCCCAGGTCGACGCCGACAGCCGGCGTGCGGTCGACGCGATCGAGCGCTGGCTGGGCTGACTCGTACGGCGGTCCGGGCGGCGGCGCGCGGCCCGGACCGCCCCGGTCGGCGGTCGTTTTGCGGCGGCCGGGGTCGGTGAGATACGGTGTACGAACCGACGCGGGGTGGAGCAGCTCGGTAGCTCGCTGGGCTCATAACCCAGAGGTCGCAGGTTCAAATCCTGTCCCCGCTACCACGTCGGAACGGCCCCGAGGATCTCCTCGGGGCCGTTCCGCGTTCCGGGGCCGTTTCGCGGTTCCGGGGCCGTCCGCCGAGCCGCGCCTCCGGCGGCCGGCCGCGTTCCCGTTGCCCGGCGACGGGGACCGTGCCCGGTCCAGCTCGGCCCGCGCGGCGCTCCGCTTCCGGCGGGCCGAGCTGGTCCGGGAGGGAATCGGGGCGGAATCGGGGCCCCGCTGATCATCCGCCCGGGGGATGCGATAGAGTAAACGAGCCGACGCGGGGTGGAGCAGCTCGGTAGCTCGCTGGGCTCATAACCCAGAGGTCGCAGGTTCAAATCCTGTCCCCGCTACTCACGCGAAAGGCCCCGGAGAAACCTCCGGGGCCTTTCGCCGTTTCCGGCCCCGTGACCGGCAGCGCGTCGGTGCTTGCCGACCGACCGACGTGCCGGGGTTGCGGCTGTCGGCGAGGATGTCTGCATGTCTTCATTCGGAAAGTGGTGGGGCCGGCTCAGCGCCGTCCTCGGTGCGGTCGTGCTGTCGGTGTTCGTGCCCGTCGCGGCCTGGGCGTCCACCGGCACGGGTGAGCTTGTGGTGGAGGCCGCCCGGCGGCGTCGCGGCGGTGGCTTCGGATTCCTGAGCCTGCTCTGCTGCCTGGTCGTGGTGGCGGCGATCGTGTTCCTGGTGCTGCGGATGATGCGCAACCGTCGCGGGGGCCCGCCGCGCTGACCTGAGCCGAAGGCCCGGCCGGCGACCCCGACCGCGCAGACGGCGGTCACCCGGCGAGCGCGGCCTCCGCCCGGGCCATGAAGCGCGACGCCGCCGCCCAGGTCCCGGCCGCCCCGCTGCGGACGGTCTCGGCGGCCTCCAGCAGCAGCGCGCGCACGCGCGGGTGGCCCTGCGGCGGCGGGCCGGGCGCCGGCCCCAGCCGGTCGGCCAGCGCGGCGCCGAACGCCGCCGCGCGTTTCTGCGCCGGCTCGGTGATGGTGCCCTCGACGTAGCGGCGGACGGCGAGGCTGGGGTTGAGCCCGCGGTCGTGGCCGAGCACGGCGCCCGCCTCGCCGTTGCCGGTGAGGAAGTTGATCACGTCGGCCACCACCGCGGGGTGCCGGGTGCCGTGGAAGCCCGCCCAGTACATCGACGCCCGCGCCCACTGCGCCGCCACCGGGCCGGGCAGGACGGCCAGGCCGAGTTCGGCGTCGGTGAGCCGCTGCAGTTCCGGGAGCTGGTGCGACCAGGCGAAGGAGGCGGCCGCGGCGCCGGTGACCACCAACTGCCGGGCGGGCACGTCGCTGTCGGCCTGCTCGACCAGGGCGGCGCTCGGGGTGGCCCGGCCGGACCGGGCGTCCCGCCACAGCTCGAACCACTCGGCCAGCGCCTCGGCGTCGAACCCGAGCTGCCGGCCCCGGTAGAGATCGCCGCCCCGGCCGCGCAGCCAGTGCCAGAACGCGCGGTAGTCGCCCGACGCGTCCATCGTGCCGGCCACCCGTCCGTCGCTGGCCCGGGTGACCCGCCGCGCCCAGGCGACGTACTCCGGCCAGGAGATCCCGGCGTCCGGTTCCGGCACGCCCAGCCGGCGCAGCAGCGTGCGGTTGAGCACCAGCGCGGCGGCCGTCTGCCCCGCGGCGACGCCCACCGTGCGCCCGTCGACCTGCCCGTAGCGGAGCAGGCCCGGAGGCAGGGTGCGCACGTCCAGCCGGTGGTCGGCGACGTACTCGCTGAGGTCGAGGACGATCTCGCGCCGGGCGTACTCGGCCAGCATGCCGTCGTCGAGCTGGATCAGGTCCGGCACGTTGCCGCCCGCAGCCTGGGTGGCCAGCCGGTCGTGGTAGCCGTCGACGCCCTGCCAGGTGATCCGGAAGCCGACGCGGGGGTTGCGGTCGGTGTAGAGGCGCAGCACCCGTTCGGTGAGCTCGGCGCGCTTCGCCCCGCCGTACCAGAAGACCGACAGCTCGATCGGGCCGGTCTCCGTCGGCGCCGCCTGCTCCTCGCTGCACCCGGTCAGCCCGCCGGCCGCGAGCACCGGCGCCCCGAGCAGCGCGGCGAGCACCCGCCGCCGGCCCGGGGCCGCCCCGGCGGGGGACAGCGGGCGGCGGGCGGCGGACACGGGGACTCCTGGCGGACGGGCGGATGCGGCCGGATCATTCACGCAGGCGGCGCGGGAGGTGTCAACGTCCGTCCGGCCACACCGCCGCGCCCGTGGGCGTACGCATCGACGCCGTCCGCCACCGCCGCCGGCCGTACGCAGGTCGCCTGGTGTAATAGGCCGCGTGGAACTTCTGCACTCGGGCAAGGTCCGGGACGTCTACGCCGACGGCGACGACCTGATCCTGGTCGCCTCCGACCGCATCTCGATCTACGACGTGGTGCTGCCGACGCCGATCCCCGACAAGGGCAAGTTGCTCACCGCGCTGTCCCTGTGGTGGTTCGAGCAGCTGTCCGACCTGGTGCCGAACCACGTCATCTCGGCCACCGACGTGCCGGCGGAGTTCGCGGGCCGGGCGATCCGCTGCCGGCGGCTGGAGATGGTTCCCGTGGAGTGCGTCGCCCGGGGCTACCTGACCGGCGGCGGCCTGAAGGAGTATCAGCGCACCGGCGCGGTCTCCGGCGTGGAGCTGCCGCGCGGCCTGGTCGAGGCGTCCATCCTGCCCGAGCCGATCTTCACCCCGTCGACCAAGGCGCCGGTGGGGGAGCACGACGAGCCCATCACCTTCGCCGAGGTGGTCGACAAGGTCGGCGCCGAGACCGCCGAGCGGCTGCGGCAGATCACCATCGACGTCTACCGCCGGGGGGCCGAGCTGGCCGCCGACCGGGGAATCCTGGTCGCCGACACCAAGATCGAGCTGGGCTGGGCGGCCGACGGCACCCTGACGGTCGGCGACGAGCTGCTCACCTCCGACTCGTCCCGGTTCTGGCCGGCGGAGTCGTACCAGCCGGGCCGGGCGCAGTTCTCCTACGACAAGCAGTACGTGCGCGACTGGGCGGTGGAGAGCGGCTGGAACAAGCAGGCCCCGGCGCCCGAGGTGCCGGCCGAGGTGGTCGAGGCGACCAGGGCCCGCTACGTCGACGTCTACGAGAAGCTCACCGGCAACCGCTGGGACTGATTTCCCGACCGGTGCAGCGCCTCGGCCACCCCACGGACTTTCTGGGGCGGAGGTGCCATGCAGCCGACGTTCGAGGAGTTCGTGACCGCCCGCGGGGCAGCCCTGCTGCGGTTCGCGCTGATGCTCACCGGGGACCGGCACCAGGCCGAGGACCTGGTGCAGTCGGTGCTGGCCAAGGCGTACGTGCGGTGGGCGCGGGTGGCGGAGATGAGCCGGCCCGAGGCGTACCTCAAGCGGGTCCTGGTCAACGAGAACCTGCGCTGGTGGCGGCGGCTCTCCTCGCGCGAGCTGCCGGTCGCCGCCCCCGCTGACGGGGCGGCCGGCCCGGACGACGCCGGCAGCCACGCGGCGCGCGAGGCCGCCTGGGCGCTGTTGCGCCGGCTGCCGAGCCGCCAGCGGGCGGTGCTCGTGCTGCGCTACTACGAGGACCTCTCCGACACCCAGATCGCGGAGGTCCTCGGCTGCGCCCCGGCCACTGTGCGGTCGCAGGCGACGCGGGCCCTCGCCACGCTTCGGGCCACGGTGCCCACGATCGATCGGGAGGCGCTGCCATGAGTCGGTACGACGTCGAGACGCTGATCCGGGACACGTTCCGCAGCCACGAGGCCGAGGCCGACGAGGGCGGTGCGGACCTGGCCGGGGCGGTGCGGGCGCGGGTGGCCCGGCGGCGTCGCCGGGCCACGGTGGCGGGGGCCGGGGCGGCGGCCGTGGCGGTGCTCGTCGCCGTCGGGGTGGTCCCGGCGCTCGTCGGGCAGGACCGTGCCCGACCGCCGGCGGGAGACACGGCGGCCGAGGACCGGGCGGCGACCGCGGACTGGCGCTGGGAGAGCTCCCTCGGCGCGGAGATCCGGGTGCCGGCGGGCTGGGCGGTCAACGACTTCGGCTGCGGGATGACCGACGGGCCCAGCGTGGTGCGGGGCGGGGGCCTGGCGCACACGTGCCTCACCCCGGAGGCGGTCCACAAGGAACTCGCGATCATCAGCGACCGGGTGGGACGGCAGCCGGACGACGCGCGGTTGCCAGGGCGGTCGGTCACCGTCAGCGGGGTGCCCGCCCTGCGCGCGGAGGGACGGCTGCCCGACGGCCGCTACGCCGGCACCATCAACGTGCCCCGGCGCGACGTCGCGATCGCGGTGCGGACCCGGGACGCGGCCACCACCCGGCGGATCCTGGACAGCCTCCGACTGGTGCAGACGGACCACGTCGGCTGCCCGACCCAGCGCCAACCGGTCGTCAACGCGCCGTTGCCCGGGTGGGAGCCGCCGCAGTCGTCGACGGCCTCCGATGCCCGCACGCCGCCGCGCGAGCCGTTCGTGCCGGAGCACCCGTCCGCCGTCTCCATCTGCGCCTACGGCTCCGGTGTGGGAGGGATGCCCCGCCCCGAACGGATCCGGGCGTCGACCCGGCTGGCCGGCGCGGACGCGACCGCGCTCGCCGTGGCGCTGAACGCCGCCCCCGCCGGGAGCAACCCCGCTGGCA harbors:
- a CDS encoding SigE family RNA polymerase sigma factor, whose product is MQPTFEEFVTARGAALLRFALMLTGDRHQAEDLVQSVLAKAYVRWARVAEMSRPEAYLKRVLVNENLRWWRRLSSRELPVAAPADGAAGPDDAGSHAAREAAWALLRRLPSRQRAVLVLRYYEDLSDTQIAEVLGCAPATVRSQATRALATLRATVPTIDREALP
- a CDS encoding UPF0182 family protein gives rise to the protein MRSSSPLPRMSRRGRVTIGVLVGVFVLFTLLGWGVQAWTDWLWFDEVRYTQVFTGVLTTRLLLFLAVGLGMALIVGGNLWLAHRLRPRMRPHSPEQATLERYRMVLGPRLGLWIALVAGVVGLFAGLSAQSRWSQWLLFRNGGDFGVKDPEFKVDIGFYVFELPFWRYLLGVGFTAVVLSVIGALAVHYIFGGVRLQGVGDRMTNAARAHLSTLVAVFVLLKAIAYVLDRRAMLLEYNDGANVYGAGYADVNALLPAKEILAYISIVVAIAIIVFSNAWMRNLVWPGISLALLGVSAVAIGGIYPWAVQTFEVKPSAKEKEAPYIERSIKATRAAFGLEGVTTTPYAASNLTPPASLVTNTSVVPNIRLLDPQLVSETYTQRQQVRQFYDFGEKLDVDRYAVNGKVQDYVVGLREVNYRQLTAQQNTWINRHTVYTHGYGLVAAPGNRVVCGGQPFFVSGFLGDPQEQQKDQPGQTANEQCAAQTEQIPAQQPRIYYGERMDSGDYAIVGQTDPERKAEFDRPVGEGGESYTYTGEGGVEIGSFTRRLLYAIKEQESNFLLSDAVNENSKLLYVRNPRDRVEKVAPFLTLDGDPYPAVVDGRIQWIIDGYTTAATYPYAERVNLQEQTADELTGRGTFQLARENVNYIRNSVKATVDAYDGTVRLYEFDEADPVLKAWNKAFGGDLVVPKSETPVELAEHFRYPSDLFKVQRNLLTRFHVTDPGDFYSAQDFWQVPNVPDAPDTGQKQPPYYLFTQFPGQDSPRFQLTSAVTPNGRENLAALISGSYVDGQPRLEVLDLPDQTRVSGPVQVHQSMTNNASIRQQLNLLQSAQAQVQYGNLLSLPFGDGMLYVEPVYVKTAAQNAPPLLQRVLMSYGDGGSYVVLANNVADGIKQLVEQGKQGAAPGAPPPAGGTPPTGTPPALTGELAEAANRVQSAITEVRAAQTSGDFERYGRALKALDEALTAFQRAQQAAAAPTPGATPSGSPPASPAASGSAAPTPSG
- a CDS encoding phosphoribosylaminoimidazolesuccinocarboxamide synthase; translated protein: MELLHSGKVRDVYADGDDLILVASDRISIYDVVLPTPIPDKGKLLTALSLWWFEQLSDLVPNHVISATDVPAEFAGRAIRCRRLEMVPVECVARGYLTGGGLKEYQRTGAVSGVELPRGLVEASILPEPIFTPSTKAPVGEHDEPITFAEVVDKVGAETAERLRQITIDVYRRGAELAADRGILVADTKIELGWAADGTLTVGDELLTSDSSRFWPAESYQPGRAQFSYDKQYVRDWAVESGWNKQAPAPEVPAEVVEATRARYVDVYEKLTGNRWD
- a CDS encoding SigE family RNA polymerase sigma factor, whose amino-acid sequence is MRDATSFDEFYRSTSRRMLRYGHAVAGDHAEAQDLVQEAYARAWRQWGRLTTHPAPEAWLRLVIARLATDRWRRLHGWRSMLSRTGPPEPVPPPSEDGVLLAGALRRLPAVQRQALALHYLLDMSVQDIARETQVPTGTVKSWLARGRARLAALLPDLDEELEANDVA
- a CDS encoding ABC transporter substrate-binding protein codes for the protein MSAARRPLSPAGAAPGRRRVLAALLGAPVLAAGGLTGCSEEQAAPTETGPIELSVFWYGGAKRAELTERVLRLYTDRNPRVGFRITWQGVDGYHDRLATQAAGGNVPDLIQLDDGMLAEYARREIVLDLSEYVADHRLDVRTLPPGLLRYGQVDGRTVGVAAGQTAAALVLNRTLLRRLGVPEPDAGISWPEYVAWARRVTRASDGRVAGTMDASGDYRAFWHWLRGRGGDLYRGRQLGFDAEALAEWFELWRDARSGRATPSAALVEQADSDVPARQLVVTGAAAASFAWSHQLPELQRLTDAELGLAVLPGPVAAQWARASMYWAGFHGTRHPAVVADVINFLTGNGEAGAVLGHDRGLNPSLAVRRYVEGTITEPAQKRAAAFGAALADRLGPAPGPPPQGHPRVRALLLEAAETVRSGAAGTWAAASRFMARAEAALAG